A window of Caldisericaceae bacterium contains these coding sequences:
- a CDS encoding TRAP transporter small permease has translation MEKRSIEEWIAIVLLSIMAVIGFVNVLSRFIFHVSFAATEEIEINLFVWVTVIGIAMAFEKGAHLGMTTVYDKFPVWAKKIANVVSALLAISLFALVDYYAIKEIYKELTLFHTRSDALNIPIWIYTIGIPIFSIFIFEKIVSSTIKTLKSFNGGTK, from the coding sequence ATGGAAAAAAGATCAATTGAAGAGTGGATTGCTATAGTCCTTCTTTCAATAATGGCAGTGATTGGTTTTGTTAACGTCCTTTCAAGATTTATTTTTCACGTTTCTTTTGCTGCAACCGAAGAAATCGAAATTAATCTTTTTGTTTGGGTAACTGTAATAGGTATTGCAATGGCATTTGAAAAAGGTGCCCATCTTGGGATGACAACAGTTTACGATAAATTTCCCGTATGGGCAAAAAAAATCGCAAACGTTGTCTCTGCTCTTCTTGCCATATCTCTTTTTGCATTAGTAGATTATTATGCTATTAAAGAAATATATAAAGAATTAACACTATTCCATACAAGAAGTGATGCTTTAAATATTCCGATATGGATCTATACGATTGGCATACCAATCTTTTCGATTTTTATTTTTGAAAAAATAGTTTCTTCAACAATCAAAACTTTGAAGTCGTTTAACGGAGGAACAAAATGA